A window of the Lactuca sativa cultivar Salinas chromosome 7, Lsat_Salinas_v11, whole genome shotgun sequence genome harbors these coding sequences:
- the LOC128127059 gene encoding ferredoxin--nitrite reductase, chloroplastic-like: MSAFSVKFLAPNSFLSPITNISATRLYANPSQTAVPAPPQAPEEITAERLEPRVEKKGGYFVLKEKFRQGINPQEKVKIAAEPMKLFMENGIEDLAKIPFEEIDKSKDTKDDVDVRLKWLGLFHRRKHQYGRFMMRLKLPNGVTTSAQTRYLASVIKQYGEQGCADVTTRQNWQIRGVTLSDVPSILKGLDEVGLTSLQSGMDNVRNPVGNPLAGIDPYEIVDTRPYTNLLSQFITANSRGNPEFTNLPRKWNVCVIGSHDLYEHPHINDLAYMPATKNGRFGFNLLVGGFFSPKRCAEAIPLDAWVPAEDVVPVCGAILEAYRDLGTRGNRQKTRMMWLIDELGVEGFRSEVVKRMPEQALERASSEDLVDPKWERRDMFGVNPQKQEGLSFVGLHIPVGRIQADDMDELARLADQYGSGELRLTVEQNIIIPNIENSKVKALLDEPLLKEKFLPEPPILMKGLVACTGNQFCGQAIIETKVRALKVTEEVGRLVSVTRPVRMHWTGCPNTCGQVQVADIGFMGCMTRDGNGKVVEGADVYLGGRIGSDSHLGEIYKKGVPCKDLVPVVVDILVEKFGAVSREREEGEE; the protein is encoded by the exons ATGTCAGCTTTCTCTGTAAAATTCCTCGCACCCAATTCATTTCTCAGTCCGATAACCAATATCAGTGCCACCAGGCTCTATGCAAACCCATCTCAAACCGCCGTGCCAGCTCCTCCTCAGGCGCCGGAGGAGATCACGGCTGAAAGACTGGAACCCAGAGTCGAAAAGAAAGGCGGGTATTTTGTTCTGAAAGAGAAGTTCCGGCAAGGTATTAATCCACAAGAAAAGGTGAAAATTGCTGCTGAACCGATGAAACTGTTCATGGAAAATGGGATTGAAGATCTTGCAAAAATCCCATTCGAAGAAATCGATAAATCTAAAGACACTAAAGACGATGTTGATGTCAGACTCAAATGGCTCGGTCTGTTTCACAGAAGGAAGCATCAAT ATGGCCGGTTTATGATGAGATTGAAGCTTCCAAACGGCGTAACAACAAGTGCCCAAACCCGATACTTGGCTAGTGTCATAAAACAGTATGGTGAACAAGGCTGTGCTGACGTCACCACACGTCAAAACTGGCAAATTCGAGGTGTTACACTGTCTGATGTGCCATCAATCCTAAAGGGTCTCGATGAAGTCGGCTTAACAAGTCTTCAAAGTGGTATGGACAACGTAAGAAACCCAGTTGGCAATCCACTCGCAGGGATCGATCCTTATGAGATTGTGGACACAAGACCTTACACGAATCTTTTATCACAATTCATCACTGCCAATTCGCGAGGGAATCCCGAATTTACCAACTT GCCACGAAAGTGGAATGTGTGTGTGATTGGTTCACATGATCTTTATGAGCACCCTCATATCAATGATCTTGCCTACATGCCAGCCACAAAGAATGGTCGATTTGGGTTCAATTTGTTGGTGGGTGGATTTTTTAGCCCGAAAAGATGTGCGGAAGCCATCCCTCTCGATGCGTGGGTCCCGGCTGAAGATGTTGTCCCGGTTTGTGGCGCGATTCTTGAGGCGTATCGGGATCTTGGTACAAGAGGGAATAGACAAAAGACTAGAATGATGTGGTTGATTGATGAACTT GGTGTGGAAGGGTTTAGATCTGAAGTGGTGAAGAGAATGCCGGAACAAGCGTTGGAGAGGGCATCTTCGGAAGATCTTGTTGACCCAAAATGGGAAAGAAGGGATATGTTTGGTGTAAATCCACAGAAACAAGAAGGCCTCAGTTTTGTAGGCCTTCATATTCCCGTGGGTCGCATCCAGGCTGATGACATGGACGAGCTTGCACGGTTAGCCGATCAGTATGGTTCAGGTGAGCTCCGGCTAACCGTGGAACAGAATATTATAATCCCAAATATCGAgaactcaaaagtcaaagctttgcttgatgAGCCTCTtttgaaagaaaagtttttaCCCGAACCACCTATTTTGATGAAAGGGTTAGTGGCTTGTACGGGTAACCAGTTTTGTGGGCAGGCAATAATCGAGACAAAAGTTCGCGCTTTAAAGGTTACAGAAGAAGTCGGGAGACTTGTTTCTGTGACCCGTCCAGTGCGGATGCATTGGACGGGCTGCCCGAACACATGCGGGCAGGTTCAAGTGGCGGATATAGGGTTCATGGGATGCATGACTAGGGATGGAAACGGAAAGGTTGTTGAAGGGGCCGATGTTTACTTGGGGGGTAGAATTGGAAGTGATTCACATTTGGGGGAGATTTATAAGAAGGGTGTCCCTTGTAAGGACTTGGTGCCTGTAGTTGTGGATATTTTGGTTGAAAAATTTGGTGCTGTTTCAAGAGAAAGAGAAGAGGGAGAAGAATGA